A genomic stretch from Gammaproteobacteria bacterium includes:
- the hslU gene encoding ATP-dependent protease ATPase subunit HslU produces MSEMTPREIVQELDKHIIGQTAAKRAVAIALRNRWRRMQVDEDLRNEITPKNILMIGPTGVGKTEIARRLAKLANAPFIKVEATKFTEVGYVGRDVESIVRDLADSAIKMTREQEMDKVRHRAEDAAEERVLDALLPQPHPIGFTDAAPAEPDRSETRQKLRKLLREGRLDEREIEVEVSAAPIGVEIMAPPGMEEMTSQLQGMFQNLGGGRTKRRKLRVREAMKLLTDEEAAKLVNEDDLKLRALQMVEQNGIVFLDEIDKVTQRSETHGADVSREGVQRDLLPLVEGSTVSTKHGMVKTDHILFIASGAFHLAKPSDLIPELQGRLPIRVELDALGVDDFVRILTEPDASLTEQYAALLATEGVQLEFTADGVARIAEVAFDVNERTENIGARRLHTVLERLLETISYDASDQSGTRVAIDAAYVDEHLADIARDDDLSRYIL; encoded by the coding sequence ATGAGCGAAATGACCCCCCGCGAGATCGTCCAGGAACTCGACAAGCACATCATCGGGCAGACGGCCGCCAAGCGCGCCGTGGCCATCGCGCTGCGCAACCGCTGGCGGCGCATGCAGGTGGACGAAGACCTGCGCAACGAGATCACGCCCAAGAACATCCTGATGATCGGGCCGACCGGCGTGGGCAAGACCGAGATCGCCCGGCGGCTGGCGAAGCTCGCCAACGCGCCGTTCATCAAGGTCGAGGCGACCAAATTCACCGAGGTCGGCTATGTCGGCCGCGACGTCGAGTCCATCGTCCGCGACCTGGCCGACAGCGCCATCAAGATGACCCGCGAACAGGAGATGGACAAGGTTCGTCACCGTGCCGAGGATGCCGCCGAGGAGCGCGTCCTGGATGCGCTGCTGCCGCAACCGCACCCCATCGGCTTCACCGACGCGGCGCCCGCTGAACCCGACCGCTCCGAGACCCGGCAGAAGCTGCGCAAGCTGCTGCGTGAGGGCCGCCTCGACGAACGCGAGATCGAGGTTGAGGTCTCGGCCGCGCCGATCGGCGTGGAGATCATGGCACCGCCCGGCATGGAAGAGATGACCAGCCAGCTGCAGGGTATGTTCCAGAATCTCGGCGGCGGCCGCACCAAACGCCGCAAACTGCGCGTACGCGAGGCCATGAAGCTGCTCACCGACGAGGAGGCCGCCAAGCTGGTCAACGAGGACGACCTGAAGCTGCGCGCCCTGCAGATGGTCGAGCAGAACGGCATCGTCTTCCTCGACGAGATCGACAAGGTCACCCAGCGCTCCGAGACCCACGGCGCCGACGTCTCCCGCGAGGGCGTACAGCGCGATCTCCTGCCGCTGGTCGAGGGCAGCACGGTGTCGACCAAGCACGGCATGGTGAAGACCGACCACATCCTGTTCATCGCCTCGGGTGCCTTCCATCTGGCCAAGCCGTCGGACCTGATCCCCGAACTGCAGGGCCGGCTGCCGATCCGGGTGGAGCTGGATGCCCTTGGTGTCGATGATTTCGTGCGCATCCTCACGGAGCCCGATGCCAGCCTCACCGAGCAGTATGCCGCGCTGCTGGCGACCGAGGGGGTGCAGCTGGAGTTCACGGCCGACGGCGTCGCGCGCATCGCCGAGGTGGCCTTCGACGTCAACGAACGCACCGAGAACATCGGTGCCCGCCGGCTGCACACCGTGCTGGAGCGCCTGCTGGAGACGATCTCCTATGATGCCTCCGACCAGAGTGGCACCCGCGTGGCGATCGATGCGGCCTATGTGGACGAGCACCTCGCCGACATCGCCCGTGACGACGACCTGAGCCGGTATATTCTTTGA